In the genome of Hippoglossus hippoglossus isolate fHipHip1 chromosome 9, fHipHip1.pri, whole genome shotgun sequence, the window TTTAGGGTTCAatgaatttgttttgtattttttactgtattttgtttaaaaaaaaaaaaaaatcataacatTGTTGGTATACAGTTTGTAAACATTTTAGGAAAGATGCACAGATGAATACATGTTGCTGATATTAGCAGATATTGCATTACCTTTCATAGTAATGGCATGATTGTAAATATTTCCAGTAAACTAATTTAACAACCTTAAAACCTTAACACTGACCCTAGTttgtaccatagactgtatataaattgtatttatagttAGTTCATTTATAGTCAATTCATTTTCAGTCTTGTCAATAGCAAACAAAGGTTCAGAGATGTATTGCTTAGGCATGTGCATGCACAGTGGAGGTATGACACATAAATGATCTGCCTCAgatttggaaaatgtttgtcatttgctggccataaagaagagtttaaaaccacaaccttctcTCAGGAGCTAAAATGAGTCTTTAAACGTAAAAATGAATATCGTGATGATCATCgattagattatttttaaatgtttaattatttatggCCATATCGTCCTCCACTAGCTTGCACCCACACAGCTGAAAAGGCTACTAATCTAGTTGTTTTGTGTACAGTCTATGCTACTAATACTACATTTCCCGAAATGCATAGCAGGCCCTCATCACATAAACAGATCTGCAGGCTGTACAAGAAACATCCGGGTCTCTCCGCTTCCTGTCTGGCGACCCGTCGCCATTAGTGTGAGCTCGTTTGAACGGACATATTTTTTTGGAGAAAATCTTAATATAGACAGGTTTTCCACCCAGTGGAAAACATAAGAGGCCTTGTTAAAGGCGCATTGTTTAACTTAGCGAGGAAACTGCGTCTTTTAGGGGTCTTGGCCCCGCGTGGCGAGCGTTCGTCCTCTCCTCCTACAGACTCCATAACTTGAGACGCCGAAATcgtgtctctttttttctcgGGTTTGTTGAGTTGACAAGATGTCGCCGTGATGGGGTCTCCGCGTTTGACAGAAATGAATCAGGGCCTTGGCCGCCTGACCCGCACTCACCGCAGCCCGCTTTCCTCCTCCGTTTCTCCGTTTGATGCTAGAGAGCTCGGCAGCTCTCTGCCCAGAGCTCGTCCCCAACACCGCTCACTGCCCGGACTCAAACATGGAGAAAAACCCCAACAGCAGCACCGGCTCCAAGGTTCCGCCTCGTTCCAGCTCCACAGGCCCAGCACCGGGAGAATCTAAACCCAAAACAGGTGAAAAGGCGCTGGTCTAACACACACATCCCCTATGCACGCTCAGTGCGCTGTGGCCTGCTGGGGCCTAGCCGTAGCGCAGCGGGTGTTTATCTGGTATGGCTGACGTCGCTGTGAAAACATCTGACACACAAAGACCCCTGGCTCATATTTGCTCACAACACTATCTGCAATGCATACATTTAACTCCAACAAGCTGTATTCTTTACAAGCTAATCAAACATATAACTCTTATTTACATTCAAAACTCTCTCTGCAATTTCCCTGAATTCTGACTTCTCACATGGAAGTCCACTTACATGACTTCTGTAGAGTCTAAAAGTGTGAGTGGAAGCTGTCCCTGGCTTCAGTGGTGGAGAACACTACACCTCGAGGCTGTACAACCTCCAGAGGCTGGTAATATATTCATTTATCTATGTTTAAACGACCCCAGAGGACCCAGGTTACAAAATCTCTCAGATGGTTCTTTACTTCCACCAGTCATGTCAGTCACAAGTCCTGCATCCACTAAGTGAAGTAGTTGTATTGAACTAGAACATTTCTCTATTCATGTAATTAATGTCTATTTCTATTTAAATTTTAGAAGGTAAAAATAATGGAGGCTCCAAGCGCTACAGCCGCAAGCGCGAGCCCACCTTTCCTAAAACCGACAGTTTGCCAGGCCCTCGCCGCACCAACTCACAGAAAAGCAAAAATTTTGACAAGAGACCCCCTCAGAGAGGTGGAGGGCGACAGTATGGCGTTACAGGTGGAGGACGACGTGAGGAGGTTGGTATTTGTTAAAGGCTGTTTAGTATTTATTTAGTTGCAACCTGATTGTCATGTGAAATGCATTTGCACCATGTGAGTAATTAAGAACATAAGTTTGTGAAAAAGATGCACAGCATTAGTTTTTAAGTTTAACTGTCCTTTACAGATTGTTCTCCTCCTGTGCCTCTCCAGGTAGCAGAGACATGCCGGGCCGAGTTTAGCCCGGCTCAATTTGCTGGACCGAAAAAGATAAGCTTGAACCACCTGCTGAACTTTACCTTTGAACCTCGCGGAGGTAACGGTGGCTTCGGAGATGGTGGCCACTCCTGTTGGGGCCGTCGAAACAAGTGGGGCCATAAGCACAAGCCCTTCAACAAGGAGCTTTTCCTGCAGGCGAAGTAAGCAGCGCCTCTTACAGCAAATAATGTGAAATAGAAAGGCTGAACATGTGGGAGTCAAAcgttctctgtgtgtttcagttgcCAGTTTGTTGTGACTGACGACCAGGACTACAAGGCTCACTTCACTGATCCAGACACTCTGGTTAACTGGGACTGTGTGCAGCAAGTGGTGAGAGCTTGGCATCTGTTGAGCAGTGCCTCCAGTACAAGATATAAAGCCCACATTCATGAACGTACAAATACACATGATAATAACCTATTTGTGTACGTCCTCAGCGCATTTATAGTCATGAGGTGCCGTCTTGCCCCATCTGCCTCTACCCTCCTTTGGCAGCCCGCATCACCCGGTGTGGACACATCTTCTGCTGGCCATGCATGCTGCACTACCTTTCTCTTAGTGATAAGAGCTGGTCCAAGTGCCCCATCTGCTATGAGGCCGTGCAGATTGCTGACCTGAAGAGGTGAATGAGATGTAgacaatgtaaacacacaaacagcttaTGTTGTATTGGGGTGTTTTGACTCTATGCTTCATTTCTTATTGCAGTGTGGTTGCTATGGAGACCAGGCAATATGCAGTTGGTGATGTAATCACCATGCGCTTGATGAGGAGGGAAAAGGGGGCTCTGGTAGCCATGCCGAGCTCTCAGTGGGCGAAGGTGGAGGAGCCTGTTCGCTTTGGAGGTGAGAGACAGTGACGCCTTGTTTATAAAAGAGAGTGGTTTCCTCTGAGTGTTGCCATAATATGCTTTACAGCAGTACTGCATACCGTTTTTTATGTCCCACAACAATAAGACTAAAACTTATTTAGGAGGGAATTAATATACCTGTATTTGTATAATTACTAAATAACAGAAATTTGACGTGTTCTCTACGTTTTCTAGATGCGTGTCTTAGCCCGTATTCCAAGCTGCTGCTGACCTCCCCGGCGCAGGTCCTGACCCTGGTGGCCGAGGAGAGGGCCGTCCTGCAGGGTGAACTTAGCCCGGAAGAGGACGCCCATTGCTGTTTCATCCAGAGCGCTCTTTGTCTTTTGCAGGTAAACAAagctacatgtgtgtgtgacactgaacACATACATAAAGTAATAGACGGTGCATAGGTGACAAAAACCTCCCATATGAAATGAGTGTTTGCAAAATGCATAAATCGAGGCATGCAGGAACGGAAATCCTGAAGGGAGGGTTTTTGATTAATGCATTTGTCTCTTGCATCTCTCCAAGTAAAACATTAAACCTACCTCATCACACAGAATAAAACTATACACGTGTAAGCTGATCATTTAACTGTCTTAACTGTATCTTTGTGTTACAGGAGCGAGAGGAACTGCTgctcaagcagcagcagaaggcaACTGCAGCCCAGAGGTTTGACATATCCTGTTTGACTCTGGAAGATCCTCTTTCTCCTGTGGAGGAAGTGGTGACTAACGTCTCCATTGCCAAGGTGagtctaaaatgtattttttctacACCTTCTTTCACGATCCAGTACTTCTTCCCAAAATGACACTAAGTTTGTGATGTAGTTACACCATCGTCCATCCATCAATGTTTTGGGAGTTTTCCTGTCAGCTGTTGGTCCAAACTGTTTGGCAacttttttcttcaaaaaaacCTTGTGAAAAATCTTCTGATACTCACAATCTTGAACCTTTCATTTCCAGGAGGAGCTTTATATGTGAACGTTAATGTCACACTCAGCTCAACTGGACATTTAACTGCCAGCTTCTAAAATAAAGTCTGTGTAATGTCCGATAGAGCCAATGTATAAACAATTATATGTCTAAAACTGACTGAGACTAGACAGAAtgcaaaagtttttttttaattagcatTTTACGTTTTCCACTACACTTTCCTCATTTTCAAAAGTTCACCATACACATTTCAGCCATATTTTAGGTTTTGACCtaatgttttttgtgtattgtACATGTTGGTGATATGATcaaattattttacttgaaTATTTCCCCCCATAATAACTTATTTTTCCGTTCCTAGCCTGTGCTGCAGTACTCCTCCGCATTTGATGACGAGGTGGCGGAGCTCCCAGACGAGCTGCCAGGCCTCCCTGAAGGGATTCTGGAGTGTGTGCTGGAAGAGCCTCCTGAGGCTGAGGCTATGATGGAAGCAGCCGCAGAGCCCCAACTCGAGGAGGAGAGACCGGCTGACCAGGCACATCCAAGCCGTCCGCCAGCCAGCATGGTGCACGGACCCTATTACTATTTCTACCAAGGTGGGTCATTCTCCACATTCCTGCCTTAGCCTTGTGAGGTTTCCCATGACCACTAAAACAtgttgagtttgtttgtttgtgtttaacaaAAAATGGAATTGAGTAACATTAACCTTCTTTATTAAACATAGCTGGAATATTTGTGTAAATCATAGAAACAAACAATGGAGTCTGACCAATGCATAGTGCAGGAAGCCTGTTTGTCTTGACTGTACAGgcagttgtttttcttccctcatGTTTAAACTTCAGCTTCACCTTTTGCTCCCTGGCTTATTTCTCCCTCCAGCTGACGACTGCCAGCAGATGTTCCTGCATCCTGTGAATGTACGCTGTCTCTTGCGGGAATACGGCAGCTTGGAGGCCAGCCCAGACTCCATCACTGCCACAGTAGTGGAGATAGTgggacacacagtcacagaggtCAGCAATTAAGGAAACAATAATCACTTTCTAGTTGTGGATAACACTTTCTAGTTGTGGATAATTTAAAACTTGTTAAATactataaacatgtttatagtattgttttttcttttgtaagtGCTAAATTCTAAACTTTGGTAGTTTGACAGTGGTACACATATTATTTCTTTGACTGATAGCTCCATCATGGCTTTGTTGCAGGAGATCCGTCGTCGGCATCGCTATCTGGCTCATCTGCCTCTCACGTGTGAGTTCAGCATTTGTGAGTTGGCTCTGCAGTCACCTGTCCTCTCCAAAGAAACTCTGGACACATTTGCAGGTTAGaacatgtttcctgtttcaggGCCTGAATTTTCAGTTGCAGCAAAGAGATTTATAGTTAAAACTTCCCCAAACCCTTTTAGACGACTTGGAGAAGAGAAAGCACCTGAGGCAGAAGAAAGCGAGGGATGAGAAGCGCCGTGAGAAGCGAATTGAGTTCGAGGAGAACAACAAGCAGGGTAGATGTAAGTACAGCTGAGCACttcacaacagcagctgagaatGATTGTCCAGaaagatgttgaaaaatctCTATCTCCTAACAAAATCCTTGTACTT includes:
- the rnf10 gene encoding RING finger protein 10 — protein: MLESSAALCPELVPNTAHCPDSNMEKNPNSSTGSKVPPRSSSTGPAPGESKPKTEGKNNGGSKRYSRKREPTFPKTDSLPGPRRTNSQKSKNFDKRPPQRGGGRQYGVTGGGRREEVAETCRAEFSPAQFAGPKKISLNHLLNFTFEPRGGNGGFGDGGHSCWGRRNKWGHKHKPFNKELFLQANCQFVVTDDQDYKAHFTDPDTLVNWDCVQQVRIYSHEVPSCPICLYPPLAARITRCGHIFCWPCMLHYLSLSDKSWSKCPICYEAVQIADLKSVVAMETRQYAVGDVITMRLMRREKGALVAMPSSQWAKVEEPVRFGDACLSPYSKLLLTSPAQVLTLVAEERAVLQGELSPEEDAHCCFIQSALCLLQEREELLLKQQQKATAAQRFDISCLTLEDPLSPVEEVVTNVSIAKPVLQYSSAFDDEVAELPDELPGLPEGILECVLEEPPEAEAMMEAAAEPQLEEERPADQAHPSRPPASMVHGPYYYFYQADDCQQMFLHPVNVRCLLREYGSLEASPDSITATVVEIVGHTVTEEIRRRHRYLAHLPLTCEFSICELALQSPVLSKETLDTFADDLEKRKHLRQKKARDEKRREKRIEFEENNKQGRYPEVHIGLENLQHFPAFGSPPYYSSPPIQPDFTFAPQSLLSCSPSSDGMTFPSLNGQGPSPVVGSWEDDSHCMSFAQMLRDGKARADAGPRIPAKKDQFLAPPAADSDGEGDGSDRVPVPSFQNSFSEAFEKALLQLDSGPASHPQPVVDPDEKGGKKKKKKKKLLFSTSMVHTK